A stretch of Cucumis sativus cultivar 9930 chromosome 2, Cucumber_9930_V3, whole genome shotgun sequence DNA encodes these proteins:
- the LOC101211787 gene encoding uncharacterized protein LOC101211787: MVVKKKGLYEERSNNKMSQEFSSLRVAVLDSPIEPTGIPSVVAMFVPAGLETDWMFSTESGHYQFLFNLPGILCPILVGDQESVNADNSAVYNRSLKEVTASLWSRLVVSLQPLFLALFPKSCFENAILGISILSYVDNVICCEVLDKCIGSSIGEFLVENVEIERESGIGMSETREFRRRLRYKTMPNLIQTEIRIIPQANQNLDNIEIQNIKFKQDTKNLVHPYLPAMVASLSLINSSIDEHIQNGNKSKALCFGIGGGALLTFLATHLDFEVDRVEIDMEVLRVLEQYFGFDIIQSRTNFSNQFYAISGQEMWYLSIVL, from the exons ATGGTTGTGAAAAAAAAGGGATTATATGAAGAAAGATCAAACAATAAGATGAGCCAAGAATTT TCTTCTCTTCGAGTTGCTGTGCTTGATTCACCGATCGAACCCACCGGTATTCCTTCAGTGGTGGCGATGTTCGTTCCCGCGGGGCTTGAAACTGACTGGATGTTTTCCACAGAATCCGGACATTATCAGTTTCTATTCAATTTGCCTGGAATTTTGTGTCCGATTCTAGTCGGAGATCAAGAATCGGTGAATGCTGATAATTCCGCTGTTTACAATCGTTCGTTGAAGGAGGTTACCGCTTCGTTGTGGAGTAGACTCGTGGTGAGTTTGCAGCCACTTTTTCTTGCTTTATTTCCAAAGTCATGTTTCGAGAATGCAATTCTTGGTATATCGATTCTCAGTTATGTCGACAACGTGATATGTTGTGAAGTTTTAGATAAATGCATCGGTTCTTCAATTGGTGAATTTCTGGTTGAGAATGTGGAAATCGAGAGAGAATCGGGGATAGGGATGTCTGAAACTAGAGAATTCAGGAGACGATTACGATACAAAACAATGCCGAACTTGATTCAAACAGAAATTCGTATAATTCCTCAAGCTAATCAAAATCTAGATAACATCgaaattcaaaacattaaattcaaacaagATACTAAGAATCTCGTTCATCCTTACTTACCTGCAATGGTGGCAAGCCTTTCATTGATTAATTCCTCTATTGACGAACATATTCAAAACGGTAATAAATCGAAAGCCCTATGTTTTGGAATTGGTGGTGGGGCTCTGCTTACATTTCTTGCAACACATTTGGATTTTGAAGTAGATAGAGTAGAAATAGACATGGAGGTTCTAAGAGTTTTAGAACaatattttggatttgatATAATTCAAAGTAGGACTAATTTCTCAAATCAATTCTATGCCATTAGTGGCCAGGAGATGTGGTATTTATCAATAGTTTTGTGA
- the LOC101211547 gene encoding glucomannan 4-beta-mannosyltransferase 9, with the protein MEEVFFTFQMGNFWHQTTSPLIAPFLKLFVSICLVMSLMLFVERVYMGIVILFVKLFRKNPHKTYKWEPIKDDLELAHFAYPMVLVQIPMYNEKEVYQLSIGAACGLSWPTDRIIIQVLDDSTDPSIKDLVELECKRWANKGINIKYEIRDNRNGYKAGALKEGMKHNYVKLCDYVAIFDADFQPEPDFLWRTIPFLINNPEIALVQARWKFVNSDECLMTRMQEMSLDYHFKVEQEVGSATYAFFGFNGTAGVWRIAALNEAGGWKDRTTVEDMDLAVRASLKGWKFVYVGDLKVKNELPSTFKAYRYQQHRWSCGPANLLKKMVIEIMRNKKVSLWKKLYLIYSFFFVRKIVAHIVTFVFYCVILPATVLVPEVSVPKWGAVYIPSTITLLNAVGTPRSFHLIIFWILFENVMSLHRTKATFIGLLEAGRVNEWVVTEKLGDALKTKLGSKAPRKPRFRMGERLHMLELCVGGYLFFCGWYDLNFGKNGYFIYLFLQSFAFFIAGVGYVGTLVPNS; encoded by the exons ATGGAGGAAGTTTTTTTCACATTCCAAATGGGTAATTTTTGGCACCAAACAACATCCCCTTTAATTGCTccatttttgaaactttttgtAAGTATTTGTTTGGTAATGTCTTTAATGCTCTTTGTTGAAAGAGTTTATATGGGCATTGTCATTCTCTTTGTCAAACTCTTTAGAAAAAATCCTCACAAAACTTACAAGTGGGAGCCTATTAAAGATGATCTTGAGCTTGCTCACTTTGCTTATCCCATGGTTCTCGTTCAAATTCCAATGTACAATGAAAAGGAG GTTTATCAATTGTCAATTGGAGCAGCATGTGGACTTTCATGGCCAACAGATAGAATCATAATTCAAGTTCTTGATGATTCTACCGATCCTTCTATCAAG GATCTAGTGGAATTAGAGTGCAAAAGATGGGCAAACAAAGggataaacataaaatacgAGATCAGAGACAACAGAAATGGGTACAAAGCAGGAGCTCTAAAAGAAGGAATGAAGCATAATTATGTTAAACTCTGTGATTACGTTGCTATTTTCGATGCCGATTTCCAACCAGAGCCCGATTTTCTTTGGCGTACCATTCCATTTCTCATAAACAATCCTGAGATTGCTCTTGTTCAAGCTCGTTGGAAGTTCG TGAACTCAGATGAATGTTTAATGACAAGAATGCAAGAGATGTCATTGGATTATCATTTCAAAGTGGAGCAAGAAGTTGGATCTGCAACTTATGCCTTCTTTGGGTTCAATG GCACAGCAGGTGTTTGGAGAATTGCTGCACTGAACGAGGCTGGAGGGTGGAAGGATCGGACCACTGTTGAAGATATGGATTTGGCTGTTCGAGCTAGCCTCAAAGGCTGGAAGTTTGTCTATGTAGGCGACCTCAAG GTAAAGAATGAATTGCCTAGTACCTTCAAAGCTTATCGGTATCAGCAACACCGGTGGTCTTGTGGCCCAGCAAACCTCTTGAAAAAGATGGTCATTGAAATCATGAGGAACAAG AAAGTCTCCCTGTGGAAGAAGCTTTACCTGATCTACAGCTTCTTCTTCGTTCGAAAGATCGTTGCCCATATCGTCACGTTTGTCTTTTATTGTGTCATTTTGCCAGCTACAGTCTTGGTTCCTGAAGTATCGGTACCAAAATGGGGAGCTGTATATATTCCTTCTACGATCACCCTGCTAAATGCAGTTGGAACTCCAAG ATCATTCCACCTTATCATTTTCTGGATTCTCTTCGAGAATGTCATGTCACTTCACCGAACAAAGGCGACATTCATTGGTCTGTTGGAAGCAGGGAGAGTAAATGAATGGGTCGTCACCGAGAAATTGGGAGATGCGCTAAAGACTAAACTGGGTTCCAAAGCACCCCGGAAACCTCGTTTTAGAATGGGAGAAAG ACTCCATATGCTTGAGCTTTGTGTTGGAGGCTACCTCTTCTTCTGTGGCTGGTATGATCTCAACTTTGGGAAGAACGGATACTTCATCTACCTCTTCCTTCAATCGTTCGCTTTCTTCATCGCTGGAGTCGGTTACGTCGGAACTCTGGTTCCCAACTCTTAG